Proteins encoded in a region of the Streptomyces akebiae genome:
- a CDS encoding ABC transporter ATP-binding protein, giving the protein MTSAVTITRHGGTGGTTAVAARARQVVKAYGSGETRVVALDHVDVDIARGQFTAIMGPSGSGKSTLMHCLAGLDTVTSGQIHLDDTEITGLKDKKLTRLRRDRIGFIFQAFNLLPTLNALENITLPMDIAGRKPNKEWLGRVVDTVGLSDRLKHRPTQLSGGQQQRVAVARALAARPEIIFGDEPTGNLDSRAGAEVLGFLRKSVDELGQTIVMVTHDPVAASYADRVLYLADGRIVDEMYKPTAEAVLDRMKDFDARGRTS; this is encoded by the coding sequence GTGACATCGGCTGTGACCATCACCAGGCACGGGGGTACTGGAGGGACTACGGCCGTTGCCGCGCGGGCGCGGCAGGTCGTGAAGGCGTACGGGTCCGGTGAGACCCGCGTCGTCGCCCTCGACCACGTGGACGTGGACATCGCGCGGGGTCAGTTCACCGCGATCATGGGCCCCTCGGGGTCCGGCAAGTCCACCCTCATGCACTGCCTCGCCGGGCTCGACACCGTGACGTCGGGCCAGATCCACCTCGACGACACCGAGATCACCGGTCTCAAGGACAAGAAGCTCACGCGGCTGCGCCGGGACCGGATCGGGTTCATCTTCCAGGCGTTCAACCTGTTGCCGACGCTGAACGCGCTGGAGAACATCACCCTCCCCATGGACATCGCGGGGCGGAAGCCGAACAAGGAGTGGCTGGGGCGCGTCGTCGACACCGTCGGCCTGAGCGACCGGCTCAAGCACCGCCCGACCCAGCTCTCCGGCGGCCAGCAGCAGCGCGTCGCCGTGGCCCGTGCGCTGGCCGCCCGGCCGGAGATCATCTTCGGTGACGAGCCGACCGGCAACCTGGACTCGCGGGCCGGCGCCGAGGTGCTGGGCTTCCTGCGCAAGTCGGTCGACGAGCTGGGCCAGACCATCGTGATGGTCACCCACGACCCGGTGGCCGCCTCGTACGCGGACCGGGTGCTGTACCTGGCCGACGGCCGCATCGTCGACGAGATGTACAAGCCGACCGCCGAAGCCGTGCTGGACCGCATGAAGGACTTCGACGCCCGGGGGCGTACGTCATGA
- a CDS encoding polymorphic toxin type 30 domain-containing protein, giving the protein MSTAIVATLLSAAPALAADDDRDHTALQKAKYGNARPFDPKVTKVKDPTVAAARETLAKARAKVTWPDASAVTVKPSKAVKATKRATTATTTTTAKTAEATEATAVPEVRVLGRKATGRLGIDGLVFTVSGGDGARTATTVDYSSFADAYSGNWSSRLRLVQLPACALTTPEKAECRRTTPVASENDAEAETVTAQVTPPKAKTGKARPAAMVMALSAAAGSDQGTYEATPLASSSTWSAGGSNGDFTWNYPLETPPAPAGPAPNLSIGYSAQSVDGRTSSTSAQSSWIGEGFDLSTSYVERAYGSCEDDGQDKKYDQCWKEDNASLVLNGKSTPLVKGSDGKWRPKSDDGERVVHDTGAVNGDDGDTGENGDKGEFWTVTSTDGTQYVFGKNRLPGWSSGKPETNSVWTLPVFGDDSGEPGFSSGDSFSGRAKTQAWRWNLDYVVDPRGNVMTYWYDKELNHYAKNGTTGNGTEYVRGGWLKRVDYGQRTDTIFSTTQPAAARVKFTVAERCLPVSGGESCGSLTSSNRNAWPDVPFDQICAADKPCTDQPSPSFFTRKRLTDVTTQVYDGSGGADTDYRAVNAWHLGQTFPDPGDGSDAGLWLDSIKRTGKAGTDASLPAVTFSGIQLHNRVDRTGDDVAPFIKWRVRSVLSETGSKLTVNYSKEDCVAGSDVPSDLDSNTRRCYPVKWIPPSNPTPGTDPKPRTDFFHKYVVTQVTESDPYGGAPLKQTDYTYSGGGAWAYDDESPITQAKYRTWNIWRGYQKVTTTTGEPSGTRSKSTTLYYRGMDGDKQSGDTTRKETVTDSTGKAVTDSEQFAGQAREQITYNGVDGAETSGTINTPWSRTTATDKHSYGTVNAYMVRTASTVTRTPVTGGTTLTSTKSTTYDPTSGLALKEETDAAGEKDCVVTEYAVNDTAWILSLPKRVEKVSTGCDATPKRTNDPKTTDVISDVRTSYDDQAYGKAPTKGLPTREERVTGYKADGSAVLQTVTTGKHDALGRVTDTWDTNGTRMKHTEYTPATGGPLTRTVETNALDHTVTTDLAPEWGVNLSTTDPNGNRTEMAYDSLGRLTDVWLADRNRSADQAPNQKFEYKVQNTAASWVATKALRNDGKTYDTRYAIYDSLLRLRQTQTPAATGAGRVITETKYDTRGLEVSAVSDYVDTKAPSGALADLLTAAPAGTAVEYDGAGRPVVEKILVNDKEFSRTKHTYLGDTTVVEPPAGASAVRQRVDARGRLVEKLEYDGNTAGGGFTRLTYGYDHADRLTGVKDDDGNTWTYGFDFLGRETSASDPDAGATSSEYNDLDQVVATTDARKKTIGYTYDLLGRSTGKLDGKVPVVDGKPTPDDARYLARWTYDSIAKGQLTSSIRYVGGKSGNVYASTNAKYDKVYRVLSEQYTVSKAEGDLAGASGVYTIANEFNLDGTQKKRTIPAMGGLAQEVLEYGYTEKGSPDTLQGLTGIVQNTDYLPAGEQIRVTLGVSSTANWTEINRSYETGTKRLARQSVVSETNSGTDSDVYYRYDLAGNPVEVEDRATSPSDRQCFTFDGHRRLKAAWTTTADCATAPTKSNVGGPAAYWQSFSFDAAGNRKSVTNHLTSQTTSYQYKTTDQPRPHALASTETKNAAGTVTAESGYTYDPSGNAVTRTTGGKTQRLDWNTEGKLDKVTEADGTTTEYLNDAGGNRLIRRDKTGTTLYLGETELRLDKASGKVEATRYYSHGGQPVAVRTTAGLTWIAGDHNGTASVQVDAATQAVTRRHMTPFGEARGAAAKSWVGERGFVGGTQDPTGLTHLGAREYDPATGRFISVDPVADVTDPQQINGYAYSNNNPVTFADPDGKFFGAIFALIRAIVRIIVAVINYLRWRAASSAQSGGMSTMGSANYASSGGTGTDCSATYPAYKPGCNTNVEPEDPRAEGSFKDSLGGIGHNLVSGFEAMSNFSPVCWFEDCSGGTDMYDDFVEKHGVDTDSQAFDSGDKAAEAAGFATGGIGFLRSLAKKLFKTTSKKAPKGDVPQVKAATRIKDGGWDLQGGADPLSILPKNATSEKWTQIPGGAAKGAKWKWTDPVTGKTVRLRVHSSDPSAPAGSNAAKGDIVRIQIGNQFQDITGKLYHKNVHKPASENYNAAAANATHIPWPSQHKLPY; this is encoded by the coding sequence GTGTCCACGGCGATCGTCGCCACGCTGCTGAGCGCCGCACCGGCGCTCGCCGCCGACGACGACCGCGACCACACCGCCCTGCAGAAGGCCAAGTACGGCAACGCCCGGCCCTTCGACCCGAAGGTCACCAAGGTCAAGGACCCGACCGTGGCCGCCGCGCGCGAGACGCTCGCCAAGGCCCGCGCGAAGGTGACGTGGCCGGACGCGTCGGCCGTGACGGTCAAGCCGTCGAAGGCGGTAAAGGCGACCAAGAGAGCCACCACGGCCACCACGACCACCACGGCCAAGACGGCTGAGGCAACCGAGGCGACCGCGGTGCCCGAGGTGCGCGTCCTCGGCCGCAAGGCCACCGGCCGACTCGGCATCGACGGCCTGGTGTTCACCGTCTCCGGCGGCGACGGGGCCAGGACCGCCACCACGGTCGACTACAGCTCCTTCGCCGACGCCTACAGCGGCAACTGGTCCTCCCGCCTGCGTCTCGTCCAGCTCCCCGCGTGCGCGCTGACGACGCCGGAGAAGGCCGAGTGCCGTAGAACGACCCCGGTGGCGTCGGAGAACGACGCCGAGGCGGAGACCGTGACCGCCCAGGTCACCCCGCCCAAGGCCAAGACGGGCAAGGCCCGGCCGGCCGCCATGGTGATGGCGCTGTCCGCGGCGGCCGGCTCCGACCAGGGCACCTACGAGGCCACGCCGCTGGCGTCCTCGTCCACCTGGTCGGCCGGCGGCTCCAACGGCGACTTCACCTGGAACTACCCCCTGGAGACCCCGCCGGCCCCTGCCGGTCCGGCGCCCAACCTGTCCATCGGCTACTCCGCGCAGAGCGTGGACGGCCGTACCTCCTCCACCAGCGCGCAGTCGTCCTGGATCGGCGAGGGCTTCGACCTGTCGACGTCGTACGTCGAGCGGGCGTACGGCAGTTGTGAGGACGACGGGCAGGACAAGAAGTACGACCAGTGCTGGAAGGAGGACAACGCCTCCCTCGTCCTCAACGGCAAGTCGACGCCCCTGGTCAAGGGCTCCGACGGCAAGTGGCGGCCCAAGAGCGACGACGGTGAGCGGGTCGTCCACGACACCGGCGCCGTCAACGGCGACGACGGTGACACCGGGGAGAACGGCGACAAGGGCGAGTTCTGGACGGTCACCTCGACCGACGGAACCCAGTACGTCTTCGGCAAGAACCGTCTGCCCGGCTGGAGTTCGGGCAAGCCGGAGACCAACTCGGTGTGGACGCTGCCGGTCTTCGGCGACGACTCGGGCGAGCCCGGCTTCTCCTCCGGCGACTCCTTCTCCGGTCGCGCCAAGACGCAGGCCTGGCGGTGGAACCTCGACTACGTCGTGGACCCCCGCGGCAACGTCATGACGTACTGGTACGACAAGGAGCTCAACCACTACGCCAAGAACGGCACCACCGGCAACGGCACCGAGTACGTCCGCGGCGGCTGGCTCAAGCGCGTCGACTACGGCCAGCGCACCGACACCATCTTCTCCACCACCCAGCCCGCCGCGGCCCGCGTGAAGTTCACCGTCGCCGAGCGCTGCCTTCCCGTCTCCGGCGGCGAGAGCTGCGGCTCGCTGACCTCGTCGAACCGCAACGCCTGGCCGGACGTGCCGTTCGACCAGATCTGCGCCGCCGACAAGCCCTGCACCGACCAGCCCAGCCCGTCGTTCTTCACCCGCAAGCGCCTGACCGACGTCACCACCCAGGTGTACGACGGCTCCGGCGGCGCCGACACCGACTACCGCGCCGTCAACGCCTGGCACCTCGGGCAGACCTTCCCCGACCCGGGCGACGGCTCCGACGCCGGCCTGTGGCTGGACTCCATCAAGCGCACCGGCAAGGCGGGCACCGACGCCTCCCTGCCCGCGGTCACGTTCAGCGGCATCCAGCTGCACAACCGCGTCGACCGCACCGGTGACGACGTCGCCCCCTTCATCAAGTGGCGCGTCCGCTCGGTCCTGTCGGAGACCGGCTCCAAGCTCACCGTCAACTACTCCAAGGAGGACTGCGTCGCCGGCAGCGATGTCCCGTCCGACCTCGACTCCAACACCCGCCGCTGCTACCCGGTCAAGTGGATACCGCCGTCCAACCCGACGCCGGGCACCGACCCCAAGCCGCGCACCGACTTCTTCCACAAGTACGTCGTCACCCAGGTCACCGAGTCCGACCCCTACGGCGGCGCCCCGCTGAAGCAGACGGACTACACCTACAGCGGCGGCGGCGCGTGGGCGTACGACGACGAGTCGCCCATCACCCAGGCCAAGTACCGCACCTGGAACATCTGGCGCGGCTACCAGAAGGTCACCACGACCACCGGCGAGCCCTCCGGCACCCGCTCGAAGTCGACGACCCTCTACTACCGGGGCATGGACGGCGACAAGCAGTCCGGTGACACCACCCGCAAGGAGACGGTCACCGACTCCACGGGCAAGGCGGTGACGGACTCCGAGCAGTTCGCCGGCCAGGCCCGCGAGCAGATCACGTACAACGGCGTCGACGGCGCGGAGACCAGCGGCACGATCAACACCCCCTGGTCCCGCACGACCGCCACGGACAAGCACTCCTACGGCACGGTCAACGCGTACATGGTCCGCACCGCCTCCACCGTCACCCGCACCCCGGTGACCGGCGGCACCACGCTGACCTCCACCAAGTCGACGACGTACGACCCGACGAGCGGTCTCGCCCTGAAGGAGGAGACCGACGCGGCGGGCGAGAAGGACTGCGTCGTCACGGAGTACGCCGTCAACGACACGGCGTGGATCCTGTCGCTGCCGAAGCGGGTGGAGAAGGTCTCCACGGGCTGCGACGCCACACCGAAGCGGACGAACGACCCGAAGACGACCGATGTGATCTCGGACGTCCGCACCTCCTACGACGACCAGGCCTACGGCAAGGCCCCGACGAAGGGGCTCCCGACACGCGAGGAGCGCGTCACGGGCTACAAGGCCGACGGTTCCGCCGTGCTCCAGACGGTCACGACCGGCAAGCACGACGCCCTGGGGCGGGTGACCGACACCTGGGACACCAACGGCACCAGGATGAAGCACACCGAGTACACCCCGGCGACCGGCGGACCGCTCACGAGGACGGTCGAGACCAACGCGCTGGACCACACGGTCACCACGGACCTCGCGCCGGAGTGGGGGGTGAACCTCTCCACCACCGACCCGAACGGCAATCGGACCGAGATGGCCTACGACTCCCTCGGCCGCCTCACCGACGTCTGGCTCGCCGACCGCAACCGGTCCGCCGACCAGGCACCGAACCAGAAGTTCGAGTACAAGGTCCAGAACACCGCCGCGTCCTGGGTCGCGACCAAGGCGCTGCGCAACGACGGCAAGACGTACGACACCCGTTACGCCATCTACGACTCGCTGCTGCGTCTGCGGCAGACCCAGACGCCCGCCGCGACGGGGGCGGGCCGGGTGATCACCGAGACGAAGTACGACACCCGCGGCCTGGAGGTCTCGGCCGTCTCCGACTACGTGGACACCAAGGCGCCCTCCGGAGCACTGGCCGATCTGCTGACCGCCGCACCGGCCGGGACCGCGGTCGAGTACGACGGAGCGGGTCGGCCCGTGGTGGAGAAGATCCTCGTCAACGACAAGGAGTTCTCCCGCACCAAGCACACCTACCTGGGCGACACCACCGTCGTCGAGCCGCCCGCCGGCGCGTCAGCGGTACGGCAGCGGGTGGACGCCCGCGGCCGGCTCGTGGAGAAGCTGGAGTACGACGGCAACACGGCCGGCGGCGGCTTCACCCGGCTCACCTATGGATACGACCACGCCGATCGGCTCACCGGCGTCAAGGACGACGACGGCAACACCTGGACGTACGGCTTCGACTTCCTGGGCCGTGAGACCAGCGCGAGCGACCCCGACGCGGGAGCGACCTCCTCCGAGTACAACGACCTCGACCAGGTCGTCGCGACCACGGACGCGCGGAAGAAGACCATCGGCTACACCTACGACCTGCTGGGCCGTTCGACGGGCAAGCTCGACGGCAAGGTCCCCGTGGTGGACGGCAAGCCGACCCCCGACGACGCCAGGTACCTGGCGCGCTGGACGTACGACTCCATCGCCAAGGGGCAGCTCACCTCGTCGATCCGGTACGTGGGCGGCAAGTCCGGCAACGTCTACGCGTCCACCAACGCCAAGTACGACAAGGTCTACCGCGTCCTGAGCGAGCAGTACACGGTCAGCAAGGCCGAGGGCGACCTCGCCGGTGCCAGTGGTGTGTACACGATCGCCAACGAGTTCAACCTCGACGGCACACAGAAGAAGCGCACCATCCCCGCCATGGGCGGTCTGGCCCAGGAGGTCCTGGAGTACGGCTACACCGAGAAGGGGTCGCCCGACACCCTCCAGGGCCTCACCGGCATCGTCCAGAACACGGACTACCTGCCGGCCGGCGAACAGATCCGGGTCACACTCGGCGTGTCGTCCACGGCGAACTGGACCGAGATCAACCGGAGTTACGAGACGGGCACCAAGCGGCTGGCCCGCCAGAGCGTGGTCTCCGAGACCAACTCCGGCACGGACTCGGACGTGTACTACCGCTACGACCTCGCCGGAAACCCGGTGGAGGTCGAGGACAGGGCCACCAGCCCCAGTGACCGGCAGTGCTTCACCTTCGACGGCCACCGTCGGCTGAAGGCCGCCTGGACCACCACCGCCGACTGCGCCACGGCTCCCACCAAGAGCAACGTCGGCGGACCGGCGGCCTACTGGCAGTCGTTCTCCTTCGACGCGGCCGGCAATCGCAAGTCGGTCACCAACCATCTGACGTCGCAGACGACGTCGTACCAGTACAAGACGACCGACCAGCCGCGTCCGCACGCGCTGGCCTCGACCGAGACCAAGAACGCGGCCGGGACCGTCACCGCCGAGTCCGGCTACACCTACGACCCGTCCGGCAACGCCGTCACCCGTACGACGGGTGGGAAGACCCAGCGACTCGACTGGAACACGGAGGGCAAGCTCGACAAGGTCACCGAGGCCGACGGCACCACCACCGAGTACCTGAACGACGCCGGCGGCAACCGGCTGATCCGCCGGGACAAGACCGGTACCACGCTCTACCTGGGTGAGACCGAACTGCGCCTCGACAAGGCGAGCGGCAAGGTCGAGGCCACCCGCTACTACAGCCACGGCGGTCAGCCGGTGGCGGTCCGCACGACGGCGGGGCTCACCTGGATCGCCGGCGACCACAACGGCACGGCGAGTGTGCAGGTCGACGCAGCGACCCAGGCCGTCACCCGCAGGCACATGACGCCCTTCGGCGAGGCCCGCGGAGCGGCGGCCAAGTCCTGGGTGGGTGAACGGGGGTTCGTGGGAGGCACCCAGGACCCGACCGGCCTCACACATCTCGGGGCACGCGAGTACGACCCGGCAACCGGGCGGTTCATCAGCGTCGACCCCGTGGCCGACGTCACCGATCCGCAGCAGATCAACGGCTACGCGTACAGCAACAACAACCCCGTCACCTTCGCCGACCCCGACGGCAAGTTCTTCGGCGCGATCTTCGCCCTGATCCGGGCCATCGTCCGCATCATCGTCGCGGTGATCAACTACCTGCGCTGGCGGGCCGCTTCGTCCGCGCAGTCCGGCGGTATGTCCACCATGGGCAGCGCCAACTACGCGAGCAGCGGCGGAACCGGCACGGACTGTTCCGCCACGTATCCGGCGTACAAGCCCGGCTGCAACACCAATGTGGAGCCGGAGGACCCGCGCGCGGAGGGCTCGTTCAAGGACAGCCTGGGAGGCATAGGCCACAACCTGGTGTCGGGCTTCGAGGCCATGTCCAACTTCAGCCCCGTCTGCTGGTTCGAGGACTGCAGCGGTGGCACCGACATGTACGACGACTTCGTCGAGAAGCATGGCGTGGACACCGACTCGCAGGCCTTCGACTCCGGGGACAAGGCGGCCGAGGCGGCGGGCTTCGCCACGGGGGGCATCGGCTTCCTGAGGTCGCTCGCGAAGAAGCTGTTCAAGACCACCAGCAAGAAGGCACCCAAGGGCGACGTGCCCCAGGTGAAGGCCGCGACCCGGATCAAGGACGGAGGGTGGGACCTCCAGGGCGGTGCCGATCCGCTCAGCATCCTTCCCAAGAACGCGACTTCGGAGAAGTGGACGCAGATTCCGGGCGGTGCGGCGAAGGGCGCCAAATGGAAGTGGACGGATCCGGTGACAGGCAAGACGGTGCGACTCAGGGTGCACAGTTCGGACCCCAGCGCCCCGGCCGGCAGCAACGCGGCCAAGGGCGACATCGTCCGCATTCAGATCGGAAATCAGTTCCAGGACATCACCGGTAAGCTCTACCACAAGAACGTCCACAAGCCGGCCAGTGAGAATTACAACGCCGCCGCCGCGAACGCGACCCATATTCCCTGGCCCAGTCAGCACAAGCTGCCGTACTGA
- a CDS encoding ABC transporter permease: MTVMKTSMRNFFAHKGRMALSAIAVLLSVAFVTGTLVFTDTMGTTFDKLFAATSSDVTVSAKGASDSGETQSDNGKPPVMPASVVDKVGGADGVKSAEGTVFSTSVTVVDADKDNLSPTSGAPTIVGNWNANDARTMKISSGNTPRGPDQIVVDADTADKHGLKLGDEIGVISAVGTHQAKISGIAEFQVTNPGAAIFYLDTETAQKTLVGETGVYTNVNITAANGFTDAQVKKNVSAELGGAYKVQTAKEIADANAKDVGEFMSVMKYAMLGFAGIAFLVGIFLIINTFSMLVAQRTREIGLMRAIGSSRSQVNRSVLVEALLLGVFGSVLGVAGGVGLAIGLMKLMSATGMNLSTDDLTIAWTTPAVGLLLGIVVTVLAAYVPARRAGKVSPMAALRDAGAPLDAKAGLVRAVIGLLLTGAGGYCLYLASAADKASEGSMWLGGGVVLSLIGFVVIGPLLAGVVVRVLGAVVLRAFGPVGRMAERNALRNPRRTGATGAALMIGLALVACLSVVGSSMVASATEQLDKTVGTDFIIQSDTGQLITPQAVDAARSAEGVKSVTEYKWTQADFTTPDGKTLKETAITAADPSYATDLATEVVAGKLADAYKPDSMSVHEKFAEDHGIELGSKIAVDFKDGRTADLTVRAITSSDVVIDAGAMYTSIDTMARYVPAEKMPLDQLLFASAKEGQEAAAYKSLKDALHDYPQYEVRDQTDYKEALKGQIDQLLNMIYGLLALAIIVAILGVVNTLALSVVERTREIGLMRAIGLSRRQLRRMIRLESVVIALFGAFLGLGLGMGWGATAQQLLALEGLNVLDIPWPTIIGVFIGSAFVGLFAALVPAFRAGRMNVLNAIATE, translated from the coding sequence ATGACTGTCATGAAGACCTCGATGCGCAACTTCTTCGCGCACAAGGGACGGATGGCGCTCTCCGCCATCGCGGTCCTGCTGTCGGTGGCGTTCGTGACGGGGACCCTGGTCTTCACGGACACGATGGGCACGACGTTCGACAAGCTGTTCGCGGCCACCTCCTCCGACGTCACGGTCAGCGCCAAGGGCGCCTCGGACAGCGGTGAGACACAGTCCGACAACGGCAAGCCGCCGGTCATGCCCGCGTCGGTCGTCGACAAGGTGGGTGGCGCGGACGGCGTGAAGTCGGCCGAGGGCACCGTCTTCTCGACCTCGGTGACGGTCGTCGACGCCGACAAGGACAACCTCTCGCCCACCAGCGGCGCCCCGACCATCGTCGGCAACTGGAACGCCAACGACGCCCGCACCATGAAGATCTCCTCCGGCAACACGCCGCGCGGCCCCGACCAGATCGTGGTCGACGCGGACACCGCCGACAAGCACGGCCTGAAGCTCGGCGACGAGATCGGCGTGATCAGCGCCGTCGGCACGCACCAGGCGAAGATCTCCGGCATCGCCGAGTTCCAGGTCACCAACCCGGGCGCCGCGATCTTCTACCTCGACACCGAGACCGCGCAGAAGACCCTCGTCGGCGAGACCGGCGTGTACACCAACGTCAACATCACCGCCGCGAACGGCTTCACGGACGCGCAGGTGAAGAAGAACGTCTCCGCCGAGCTCGGCGGCGCCTACAAGGTGCAGACCGCCAAGGAGATCGCGGACGCCAACGCCAAGGACGTCGGCGAGTTCATGAGCGTGATGAAGTACGCCATGCTCGGCTTCGCCGGGATCGCCTTCCTGGTCGGCATCTTCCTGATCATCAACACCTTCTCGATGCTGGTCGCCCAGCGGACCCGCGAGATCGGCCTGATGCGGGCCATCGGCTCCAGCCGCAGCCAGGTCAACCGGTCGGTCCTCGTCGAGGCCCTGCTCCTGGGCGTGTTCGGCTCGGTCCTCGGGGTCGCCGGCGGTGTCGGACTGGCCATCGGCCTGATGAAGCTGATGAGCGCCACCGGCATGAACCTGTCCACCGACGACCTCACCATCGCCTGGACCACCCCGGCGGTCGGTCTGCTCCTCGGCATCGTCGTCACCGTCCTCGCCGCGTACGTGCCGGCCCGGCGCGCGGGCAAGGTCTCCCCGATGGCCGCCCTGCGGGACGCCGGCGCCCCGCTGGACGCCAAGGCCGGCCTCGTACGGGCCGTGATCGGACTGCTCCTGACCGGCGCCGGCGGCTACTGCCTGTACCTGGCCTCCGCCGCCGACAAGGCGAGCGAGGGCTCGATGTGGCTCGGTGGCGGGGTCGTCCTGTCCCTCATCGGCTTCGTCGTCATCGGCCCGCTGCTCGCCGGCGTGGTGGTGCGGGTGCTGGGCGCGGTCGTCCTGCGGGCCTTCGGACCCGTGGGCCGGATGGCCGAGCGCAACGCGCTGCGCAACCCCCGCCGTACGGGGGCCACCGGCGCCGCCCTGATGATCGGCCTCGCCCTGGTCGCCTGTCTCTCCGTCGTCGGCTCCTCCATGGTCGCCTCGGCCACCGAGCAGCTCGACAAGACGGTCGGCACGGACTTCATCATCCAGTCCGACACCGGCCAGCTGATCACCCCGCAGGCCGTGGATGCCGCCCGCTCGGCCGAGGGCGTCAAGAGCGTCACCGAGTACAAGTGGACCCAGGCCGACTTCACCACCCCCGACGGCAAGACGCTCAAGGAGACGGCGATCACCGCCGCCGACCCGAGCTACGCCACCGACCTCGCCACCGAGGTCGTCGCGGGCAAGCTGGCCGACGCCTACAAGCCCGACTCGATGTCCGTCCACGAGAAGTTCGCCGAGGACCACGGCATCGAGCTCGGCTCGAAGATCGCCGTCGACTTCAAGGACGGCCGCACGGCCGACCTGACCGTCCGCGCCATCACCAGCAGCGACGTCGTCATCGACGCCGGGGCGATGTACACCTCCATCGACACGATGGCCAGGTACGTCCCGGCCGAGAAGATGCCCCTCGACCAGCTGCTCTTCGCCTCGGCGAAGGAGGGGCAGGAGGCGGCCGCGTACAAGTCCCTCAAGGACGCGCTGCACGACTACCCGCAGTACGAGGTCCGCGACCAGACGGACTACAAGGAGGCCCTGAAGGGCCAGATCGACCAGCTCCTCAACATGATCTACGGCCTGCTCGCCCTGGCGATCATCGTCGCGATCCTGGGAGTCGTGAACACGCTGGCGCTGTCGGTCGTCGAGCGGACCCGCGAGATCGGTCTGATGCGCGCCATCGGCCTCTCCCGCCGCCAGCTGCGCCGCATGATCCGCCTGGAGTCGGTCGTCATCGCCCTCTTCGGCGCGTTCCTCGGCCTGGGGCTCGGCATGGGCTGGGGCGCCACCGCGCAGCAGCTCCTCGCCCTGGAGGGCCTGAACGTCCTCGACATCCCGTGGCCGACGATCATCGGGGTCTTCATCGGCTCGGCCTTCGTGGGCCTGTTCGCCGCGCTGGTCCCGGCGTTCCGGGCGGGCCGCATGAACGTCCTGAACGCGATCGCCACCGAGTAG
- a CDS encoding MFS transporter, producing MLAMGLAALDATIVSIAVPQIVADLGGFSVFSWLFSGYLLAVTVTLPVYGKLSDTFGRKPVLVAGAALFLLGSLLCALAWNMGALIAFRIVQGLGGGALQGTVQTLAADLYPLAERPRIQSKLSTVWAVSAVAGPGVGGVLATYADWRWIFLINLPLGAVALWLLVRHLHEPPRESTGGRPRTDWAGALTILACGGALLTALVQGGVAWSWFSWPSLCLLGTGVALIGVLVLIERRAAEPIIPGWVWRRRTIAAVNLALGALGLLMVAPTVFLATYAQAVLGLAPVAAGFVVSVWTLTWPLSAALSQHVYRRIGFRNTAILGITGAALVLFSFALLPYPGEAWQPTLLMLLLGAALGLFQLPLIIGVQSSVEWEERGTATASILFCRQTGQTLGAAAFGAVANGVLASRLGGSGNLDAVTHGLGSGPASEPVRRAVADAVHAVYLGAGGAAVVALLVLVGVAPRRFPVLKG from the coding sequence ATGCTGGCCATGGGCCTGGCCGCGCTGGACGCCACCATCGTCTCGATCGCCGTACCGCAGATCGTCGCCGACCTCGGTGGCTTCTCCGTCTTCTCCTGGCTCTTCTCCGGCTATCTGCTCGCCGTCACCGTCACCCTCCCCGTCTACGGCAAGCTCTCCGACACCTTCGGCCGCAAGCCGGTCCTCGTCGCGGGCGCCGCCCTGTTCCTGCTGGGCTCGCTGCTGTGCGCGCTGGCCTGGAACATGGGCGCCCTGATCGCCTTCCGGATCGTCCAGGGCCTGGGCGGTGGCGCCCTCCAGGGCACGGTGCAGACGCTGGCGGCGGACCTGTACCCACTGGCGGAGCGCCCCAGGATCCAGTCCAAACTGTCCACGGTGTGGGCGGTGTCGGCGGTGGCGGGCCCCGGAGTGGGCGGTGTCCTCGCCACGTACGCGGACTGGCGCTGGATCTTCCTCATCAACCTGCCGCTCGGCGCGGTGGCGTTGTGGCTGCTGGTCCGTCATCTGCACGAGCCGCCGCGGGAGTCGACGGGCGGCCGGCCCCGTACCGACTGGGCGGGCGCCCTGACGATCCTCGCCTGCGGAGGGGCCCTGCTGACGGCGCTGGTGCAGGGCGGGGTGGCCTGGTCCTGGTTCTCCTGGCCCTCACTGTGCCTGCTGGGCACGGGAGTCGCCCTGATCGGTGTACTGGTGCTGATCGAGCGCCGGGCCGCCGAGCCGATCATCCCGGGCTGGGTGTGGCGCCGGCGCACGATCGCGGCGGTGAACCTGGCGCTCGGCGCGCTGGGCCTGCTGATGGTGGCGCCCACGGTCTTCCTGGCGACCTACGCGCAAGCGGTGCTGGGCCTGGCGCCGGTGGCGGCCGGGTTCGTCGTCTCCGTCTGGACGCTGACCTGGCCGTTGTCGGCGGCCCTCAGCCAGCACGTCTACCGCCGCATCGGCTTCCGCAACACGGCGATCCTCGGCATCACGGGTGCGGCGCTCGTCCTGTTCTCGTTCGCCCTCCTCCCCTACCCCGGCGAAGCCTGGCAACCGACGCTGCTGATGCTCCTGCTGGGCGCCGCGCTGGGGCTCTTCCAGCTCCCCCTGATCATCGGTGTGCAGTCGTCGGTGGAGTGGGAGGAGAGGGGCACCGCCACCGCCTCCATACTCTTCTGCCGCCAGACCGGGCAGACCCTGGGCGCGGCGGCCTTCGGGGCGGTCGCGAACGGGGTCCTGGCGTCCCGGCTGGGCGGCTCGGGAAACCTCGACGCCGTGACCCACGGCCTCGGCTCCGGCCCGGCGTCCGAGCCGGTCCGCCGAGCGGTCGCGGACGCGGTCCACGCGGTGTACCTGGGGGCGGGGGGCGCGGCGGTGGTGGCGTTGCTGGTGCTGGTGGGGGTGGCGCCTCGGAGGTTTCCGGTGCTGAAGGGCTGA